One segment of Streptomyces sp. NBC_00576 DNA contains the following:
- a CDS encoding alpha/beta hydrolase — protein MSLTGTPFLITTIALAAVAVLLPLALWSRVRGPALVRGAARLLMVLFAQGTAITLVFLVVNNANNLYDNWGDLLGTGDHVQAAADLGPDGTGGISLRRLPKMRQTFHEGSGPGMHAAGGVEVTDLRGRVSGVDAEVYVWLPPQYHEAAYRHRSFPVVELLPGYPGSPKAWFGSLHAPGQLLPLMKSGSITPFILVAPRTTLIADADTGCANIPGRVNADSWLSVDVPKMVMDNFRAESGPGGWAVAGYSAGAHCAAKLAIAHPDRYRAAVSMSGYNDPMGEPVSLTAQNPQLRAANNPYLILKHDRVPPAIALYVSGESGDGYEAGLALRKVAKSPTAVDVVYLPRSAGGHNMALWRPQITTVFRWLTQQFDAGGRKAGDGTAGSGSVTRTLPHEPSTAGSTRAALASGTASRAAAVRRP, from the coding sequence ATGAGCCTCACCGGTACGCCGTTTCTCATCACGACGATCGCGCTCGCCGCCGTCGCCGTACTGCTGCCCCTCGCCCTCTGGTCCCGGGTCCGCGGGCCCGCGCTCGTGCGCGGCGCCGCCAGGCTGCTGATGGTGCTGTTCGCCCAGGGCACGGCGATCACCCTGGTCTTCCTGGTGGTGAACAACGCCAACAACCTGTACGACAACTGGGGCGACCTCCTCGGCACGGGAGACCATGTCCAGGCCGCCGCCGACCTCGGCCCCGACGGCACCGGCGGCATCTCGCTGCGCAGGCTGCCGAAGATGAGGCAGACGTTCCACGAGGGCAGCGGGCCGGGCATGCACGCGGCCGGCGGCGTCGAGGTCACCGACCTCAGAGGCCGGGTGTCGGGCGTCGACGCCGAGGTCTACGTCTGGCTGCCACCCCAGTACCACGAGGCCGCCTACCGGCACCGCAGTTTCCCGGTCGTCGAACTGCTGCCGGGCTACCCGGGTTCACCGAAGGCCTGGTTCGGTTCACTGCACGCGCCCGGGCAACTGCTGCCGTTGATGAAGAGCGGCTCGATCACGCCCTTCATCCTGGTGGCGCCCCGCACGACGCTCATCGCCGACGCGGACACCGGCTGCGCCAACATTCCGGGCCGGGTCAACGCGGACAGCTGGCTCAGCGTCGACGTACCGAAAATGGTCATGGACAACTTCCGCGCCGAGAGCGGGCCCGGCGGCTGGGCCGTGGCCGGCTACTCGGCCGGGGCGCACTGCGCGGCGAAGCTCGCCATAGCGCACCCCGACCGCTACCGGGCCGCGGTGTCCATGTCCGGCTACAACGACCCGATGGGCGAACCCGTATCGCTGACCGCGCAGAACCCGCAGCTACGGGCCGCGAACAACCCGTACCTGATCCTCAAGCACGACCGCGTCCCGCCCGCGATCGCGCTGTACGTCTCCGGCGAGTCCGGCGACGGCTACGAGGCCGGCCTGGCCCTGCGGAAGGTGGCGAAGTCGCCGACGGCGGTGGACGTGGTGTACCTGCCGCGCAGCGCCGGCGGCCACAACATGGCGCTGTGGCGCCCCCAGATCACCACGGTGTTCCGCTGGCTCACCCAGCAGTTCGACGCGGGCGGCCGGAAGGCGGGCGACGGCACGGCCGGCTCCGGCTCCGTTACCCGGACTCTTCCTCACGAGCCGTCGACCGCCGGTTCCACGCGCGCGGCGCTCGCCAGTGGAACCGCATCGCGAGCAGCCGCAGTACGAAGGCCGTGA
- the mnmA gene encoding tRNA 2-thiouridine(34) synthase MnmA — protein MTHTSQQPLRVLAAMSGGVDSAVAAARAAEAGHDVTGVHLALSANPQSFRTGARGCCTIEDSRDARRAADVIGIPFYVWDLAERFREDVVDDFVAEYEAGRTPNPCLRCNEKIKFAALLDKALALGFDAVCTGHYAQVIVLEDGTRELHRASDMAKDQSYVLGVLDDRQLAHAMFPLGDTLTTKDEIRAEAERRGLAVAKKPDSHDICFIADGDTQGFLANRLGRAEGDIVDESGAKIGTHEGAYGFTIGQRKGLRIGTPAADGKPRYVLDISPVDNTVTVGPAAALDVDALTAIKPRWCGAAPTGPGTYTAQLRAHGGETEVTAELLDGTLEVTFTEPVRGVAPGQAIVLYDGTRVVGSATIATTNRATAGVN, from the coding sequence ATGACTCACACCTCGCAGCAGCCCCTCCGCGTACTGGCCGCCATGTCCGGCGGCGTGGACTCCGCCGTAGCCGCCGCCCGCGCGGCGGAAGCCGGCCACGATGTGACAGGCGTCCACCTCGCCCTGTCCGCGAACCCGCAGTCGTTCCGCACGGGCGCGCGTGGCTGTTGCACCATCGAGGACTCCCGCGACGCCCGCCGTGCGGCCGACGTCATCGGCATCCCCTTCTACGTGTGGGACCTCGCCGAACGCTTCCGCGAGGACGTGGTGGACGACTTCGTCGCCGAGTACGAGGCGGGGCGCACCCCCAACCCGTGCCTGCGCTGCAACGAGAAGATCAAGTTCGCCGCGCTCCTCGACAAGGCCCTCGCCCTGGGCTTCGACGCGGTCTGCACGGGCCACTACGCCCAGGTGATCGTTCTCGAGGACGGCACGCGCGAGCTGCACCGCGCCTCCGACATGGCCAAGGACCAGTCGTACGTCCTCGGGGTGCTCGACGACCGTCAGCTCGCCCACGCGATGTTCCCCCTCGGCGACACCCTCACCACCAAGGACGAGATCCGCGCGGAGGCCGAGCGGCGCGGCCTCGCGGTCGCCAAGAAGCCCGACTCGCACGACATCTGCTTCATCGCCGACGGCGACACCCAGGGCTTCCTGGCAAACCGCCTGGGCCGCGCCGAGGGCGACATCGTCGACGAGTCCGGCGCGAAGATCGGCACGCACGAGGGCGCGTACGGCTTCACCATCGGCCAGCGCAAGGGCCTTCGCATCGGCACCCCGGCCGCCGACGGCAAGCCGCGCTACGTCCTCGACATCTCCCCGGTCGACAACACGGTGACGGTCGGCCCGGCCGCCGCCCTCGACGTCGACGCGCTCACCGCCATCAAGCCCCGCTGGTGCGGAGCGGCCCCCACCGGCCCCGGCACCTACACCGCCCAGCTGCGCGCCCACGGCGGCGAGACCGAGGTGACCGCCGAACTGCTCGACGGCACCCTGGAGGTCACGTTCACCGAGCCCGTACGCGGGGTGGCACCGGGCCAGGCGATCGTCCTGTACGACGGCACCCGCGTCGTCGGCTCGGCGACGATCGCCACGACGAACCGGGCCACGGCGGGCGTGAACTGA
- a CDS encoding SDR family oxidoreductase, producing the protein MAGMATHVITGAGSGIGAAVARRLHARGDELVLHARDAGRAKELAAEFPGARTLVGDLADPDRLSWAFSHQALPERVDSLLHIAGVVDLGPVGDLTPKTWRHQLNVNLIAPAELTRHLLPQLRVSQGQVIFVNSGAGLNASANWSAYAASKHGLKALADSLRQEEHEAGVRVTTVYPGRTTSPMQEKVHQQEGKEYDPSKWIDPESVATTILLALDLPRDAEINDVTVRPGR; encoded by the coding sequence ATGGCGGGCATGGCTACACATGTGATCACCGGGGCGGGGTCGGGTATCGGTGCGGCGGTCGCGCGGCGGCTGCACGCGCGCGGGGACGAACTCGTGCTGCACGCGCGGGACGCGGGGCGCGCGAAGGAGTTGGCGGCGGAGTTCCCGGGGGCGAGGACTCTGGTGGGCGACCTGGCCGATCCGGACCGGCTGTCCTGGGCGTTCTCCCACCAGGCGCTGCCGGAGCGAGTGGACTCCCTGCTGCACATCGCGGGGGTGGTCGATCTCGGCCCTGTTGGCGACCTGACCCCGAAGACCTGGCGCCACCAGCTGAACGTCAACCTGATCGCCCCCGCCGAGCTGACCCGTCACCTCCTGCCCCAACTCCGCGTCTCCCAGGGCCAGGTGATCTTCGTCAACTCCGGCGCGGGCCTGAACGCGAGTGCCAACTGGTCCGCGTACGCCGCGTCCAAGCACGGCCTCAAGGCCCTCGCGGACTCGTTGCGCCAGGAGGAACACGAGGCGGGGGTGCGGGTGACGACGGTCTATCCGGGGCGTACGACGAGTCCGATGCAGGAGAAGGTGCACCAGCAGGAGGGCAAGGAGTACGACCCGTCGAAGTGGATCGACCCCGAGTCGGTGGCGACCACGATCCTGCTGGCGCTGGACCTGCCCCGGGACGCGGAGATCAACGACGTGACGGTACGCCCGGGTCGCTGA
- a CDS encoding N-acetylmuramoyl-L-alanine amidase: protein MEETQARRDTGRGLSQDIPQQLRSEGHGRAPKDGDRRIGRRALLIGGAVAAVATGVLARDELGHLWWRVPGVSKPRKEGEVDFTGARWVAASSANWRMADRPDDYAVDRVIIHVTQGSFASAVKVFQDPGHGAAAHYVVRKDGRITQMIRELDVAFHAGNREYNERSVGIEHEGFVEKPEDFTDAMYAASARLTARVCARYDIPVDREHIIGHVEVPGTDHTDPGKGWDWEKYLRLVTQARTAPVRKSA from the coding sequence ATGGAGGAAACACAGGCTCGGCGGGACACCGGCCGCGGCCTTTCGCAGGACATCCCCCAGCAGTTGCGGAGCGAGGGGCACGGGAGGGCGCCCAAGGACGGCGACCGGCGGATCGGGCGGCGCGCCCTGCTCATCGGCGGGGCGGTGGCCGCCGTCGCCACGGGCGTGCTCGCGCGCGACGAGCTGGGGCACCTGTGGTGGCGGGTGCCCGGGGTGTCCAAGCCGCGCAAGGAGGGCGAGGTCGACTTCACGGGGGCGCGCTGGGTGGCGGCCTCCTCGGCGAACTGGCGGATGGCGGACCGGCCCGACGACTACGCCGTGGACCGGGTGATCATCCATGTCACGCAGGGCAGCTTCGCCAGCGCGGTGAAGGTCTTCCAGGACCCGGGGCACGGAGCGGCGGCGCACTACGTCGTCCGCAAGGACGGGCGGATCACCCAGATGATCCGCGAGCTGGACGTGGCGTTCCACGCGGGCAACCGGGAGTACAACGAGCGGAGCGTGGGCATCGAGCACGAGGGCTTCGTGGAGAAGCCCGAGGACTTCACGGACGCGATGTACGCCGCCTCGGCGCGGCTGACGGCCCGGGTCTGCGCGCGGTACGACATACCCGTCGACCGGGAGCACATCATCGGGCATGTGGAGGTGCCGGGCACGGACCACACCGATCCGGGGAAAGGGTGGGACTGGGAGAAGTACCTGCGGCTCGTGACACAGGCCCGCACCGCTCCGGTGCGAAAATCGGCGTGA
- a CDS encoding DUF4190 domain-containing protein: MQLTASATGRTERTAPRDADGMAVASFVLGLLGLLVLNVFLGPVAIALAVVALWRGTKRPGRAILGLGLGVADLVVLVTLMELDNTVSWSF, from the coding sequence ATGCAACTCACCGCATCGGCCACCGGCCGTACCGAGCGCACCGCTCCCCGCGACGCCGACGGCATGGCTGTCGCGTCCTTCGTCCTCGGTCTGCTGGGCCTGCTGGTCCTCAACGTCTTCCTCGGCCCCGTAGCCATCGCGCTGGCCGTCGTCGCCCTCTGGCGCGGCACCAAGCGGCCCGGCCGGGCCATCCTCGGCCTCGGTCTCGGCGTGGCCGACCTGGTCGTGCTGGTCACCCTCATGGAGCTGGACAACACCGTCTCCTGGAGCTTCTGA
- a CDS encoding DUF427 domain-containing protein: MTEGHTITIEQHTERVRVVHGGQVLAESERALVLRETGLPPRYYLPAEDVRLDLLTPSDTHTYCPFKGTASYWSLPDAADLVWAYPEPNPEVARIKDHLCFYEVETL, from the coding sequence ATGACCGAAGGACACACGATCACCATCGAGCAGCACACCGAGCGTGTACGGGTCGTCCACGGCGGCCAGGTGCTCGCCGAGAGCGAGCGGGCCCTCGTCCTGCGCGAGACCGGCCTGCCCCCGCGGTACTACCTCCCCGCGGAGGACGTCCGCCTCGACCTGCTGACGCCCTCCGACACCCACACGTACTGCCCCTTCAAGGGCACGGCGTCCTACTGGTCCCTCCCGGACGCCGCGGACCTCGTCTGGGCATACCCCGAGCCGAACCCGGAGGTGGCCCGGATAAAGGACCACCTCTGCTTCTACGAGGTCGAGACCCTGTAG
- a CDS encoding TIGR00730 family Rossman fold protein yields the protein MNICVFLSAADLDDRYTRPAREFAKLLGKGGHTLVWGGSDVGLMKVVADGVQEAGGRLLGVSVDFLAAKARPGADEMVIARDLGERKRILLEKADAVVIMVGGTGTLDEATEILELKKHRKTDMPVVLLNTAGFYDGLKEQFRRMETEGFLPRPLTDLVFFAEEPVGALAYLEESRGVA from the coding sequence ATGAACATCTGTGTCTTCCTCTCCGCCGCCGACCTGGACGACCGTTACACGCGCCCCGCGCGGGAGTTCGCGAAACTGCTCGGCAAGGGCGGGCACACCCTCGTCTGGGGCGGCTCGGACGTGGGCCTGATGAAGGTGGTGGCGGACGGAGTCCAGGAGGCGGGCGGCCGGCTGCTCGGCGTCTCGGTGGACTTCCTCGCGGCCAAGGCACGTCCGGGCGCCGACGAGATGGTGATCGCGCGCGACCTCGGGGAGCGGAAGCGGATCCTCCTGGAGAAGGCGGACGCTGTCGTGATCATGGTGGGCGGCACCGGAACGCTCGACGAGGCCACGGAGATCCTGGAGCTGAAGAAGCACCGTAAGACGGACATGCCGGTGGTGCTGCTGAACACGGCGGGCTTCTACGACGGACTGAAGGAACAGTTCCGCCGCATGGAGACCGAGGGATTCCTGCCCCGCCCGCTCACCGACCTGGTGTTCTTCGCGGAGGAGCCGGTGGGGGCGCTGGCGTACCTGGAGGAGAGCAGGGGAGTGGCATGA
- a CDS encoding trimeric intracellular cation channel family protein, whose translation MIQQLFNPSVQHTLDLVGIFVFAISGALLAVRKNFDVFGIAVLAEVTALGGGLLRDLVIGAVPPAAFRDLGYFLTPLLAALLVFFLHPEVERIQAGVNVFDAAGLGLFCVTGTVKAYDYGLGLTASAALGLATAVGGGVLRDVLANEVPSLLRWDRDLYAVPAIVGSALVVLCIRYDVLNPVTSGLAVVTAFVLRLLAMRFHWRAPRAWNRRSTAREEESG comes from the coding sequence GTGATACAGCAGCTCTTCAACCCCTCCGTCCAGCACACCCTCGACCTCGTCGGCATCTTCGTCTTCGCGATCTCCGGCGCCCTGCTCGCCGTCCGGAAGAACTTCGACGTCTTCGGGATCGCCGTACTCGCCGAGGTCACCGCGCTGGGCGGCGGGCTGCTGCGGGATCTGGTCATCGGGGCGGTGCCGCCGGCGGCGTTCAGGGATCTCGGGTACTTCCTGACGCCGCTGCTCGCCGCCCTGCTCGTCTTCTTCCTCCACCCGGAGGTGGAGCGCATCCAGGCGGGCGTCAACGTGTTCGACGCGGCGGGGCTCGGGCTGTTCTGTGTCACGGGCACGGTGAAGGCGTACGACTACGGCCTGGGCCTCACCGCCTCCGCCGCCCTCGGTCTCGCGACCGCCGTGGGCGGCGGAGTGCTGCGTGACGTCCTCGCCAACGAGGTTCCCTCGCTGCTGCGTTGGGACCGTGACCTGTACGCGGTCCCGGCGATCGTCGGCTCCGCCCTGGTCGTCCTCTGCATCCGCTACGACGTGCTCAACCCGGTCACCAGCGGGCTGGCGGTCGTCACGGCCTTCGTACTGCGGCTGCTCGCGATGCGGTTCCACTGGCGAGCGCCGCGCGCGTGGAACCGGCGGTCGACGGCTCGTGAGGAAGAGTCCGGGTAA
- a CDS encoding TetR family transcriptional regulator, with amino-acid sequence MSHTLGVRQVQKQKTRQALLDAALGLLEDQSLSSLGLREVTRAVGVAPTAFYRHFRSTADLGIALVEEALGSLHPMIGTTVSGSGDSEDRIVRAVDLIAGHVQAQPAHVRFIARERHGGVQPVREAIRDQLARFAEEVRDALAEQPESQGWTEEDLLMLAGLYVDQMLVTASQFLETLDAPAAQREQVAHLATRRMRLIAIGRRHWLA; translated from the coding sequence ATGAGTCACACTCTCGGCGTCCGACAGGTCCAGAAGCAGAAGACCCGGCAGGCGCTCCTGGACGCGGCGCTCGGCCTGTTGGAGGACCAGAGCCTGAGCAGCCTCGGTCTGCGCGAGGTGACCCGTGCCGTCGGAGTCGCCCCCACCGCCTTCTACCGGCACTTCCGCTCCACCGCCGACCTCGGTATCGCGCTCGTCGAGGAGGCGCTCGGCAGCCTCCACCCGATGATCGGTACGACGGTGTCCGGTTCCGGCGACAGCGAGGACCGCATAGTCCGCGCGGTCGACCTGATCGCCGGTCACGTCCAGGCGCAGCCCGCCCACGTCCGCTTCATCGCACGCGAACGGCATGGCGGGGTCCAGCCGGTCCGCGAGGCCATCCGGGACCAACTCGCCCGGTTCGCCGAGGAGGTGCGGGACGCGCTGGCCGAACAGCCCGAGTCCCAGGGCTGGACCGAGGAGGACCTGCTGATGCTCGCGGGTCTGTACGTCGACCAGATGCTGGTGACGGCCTCCCAGTTCCTGGAGACCCTGGACGCCCCGGCGGCACAGCGCGAACAGGTGGCCCACCTGGCGACCCGCCGAATGCGCCTGATCGCCATCGGCCGCAGACACTGGCTGGCCTGA
- a CDS encoding multicopper oxidase family protein — protein MTNTKSKGMHRRKFLGGMAGAGLAAVGAAGATFAMLTDGNAFEAAAADTTLNIPDLLEGTTADGTTTFTLTAKTGTSEVVSGVTSTTAGYNGSYLGPTMKWTNGSTVLLNITNTLGADTSVHFHGAHVPPKMDGGPQNAFADGTTWSPTFEIKDEAKTLWYHPHALGTTAEQVVHGLAGMIIVEDDSDASAALPSEYGVDDIPLILQCLAADSSGDIKYNLTGYLSAGLSYPVLCNGTNVDATTLGFTATKTRTRFRVLNASPSDIMTVQRSDGGTLTQIATDQGYLTEATEVTSIRLVAGARAEFVLDLSAAVTLQTVVTTGWVRGGSGTYDFLTVTPDASDTPADLPSSLNTITRYDTTDFAARTVTLGQVGTAMNINGKSGTTMASMATIMTTLDAEEVWTISNTTQLEHSFHLHDVPFQLIAINGVAPTGTDLGWFDTYEVVGGGSIKIAMKFTDFTDDTYMYMLHCHLLQHEDEGMMAALMVMDS, from the coding sequence ATGACCAACACAAAGAGCAAGGGCATGCACCGGCGGAAGTTCCTCGGCGGAATGGCCGGGGCCGGGCTGGCGGCCGTAGGTGCGGCGGGGGCGACCTTCGCCATGCTGACCGACGGCAACGCCTTCGAGGCCGCGGCGGCCGACACCACCCTGAACATCCCGGACCTGCTGGAGGGCACCACCGCCGACGGCACCACGACATTCACCCTGACCGCGAAGACCGGGACGAGCGAGGTGGTCAGCGGCGTCACCAGTACGACGGCCGGCTACAACGGGTCGTACCTCGGCCCGACCATGAAGTGGACCAACGGCAGCACCGTCCTGCTGAACATCACCAACACCCTGGGCGCGGACACCAGCGTCCACTTCCACGGCGCCCACGTCCCGCCCAAGATGGACGGCGGCCCGCAGAACGCCTTCGCCGACGGCACGACCTGGTCGCCCACCTTCGAGATCAAGGACGAGGCCAAGACCCTCTGGTACCACCCGCACGCCCTGGGCACCACGGCCGAGCAGGTCGTCCACGGTCTGGCCGGGATGATCATCGTCGAGGACGACTCGGACGCCTCGGCCGCGCTGCCGAGCGAGTACGGCGTCGACGACATCCCGCTCATCCTGCAGTGTCTGGCCGCCGACAGCTCGGGCGACATCAAGTACAACCTGACCGGCTACCTCTCCGCCGGCCTGTCCTATCCGGTGCTGTGCAACGGCACCAACGTCGACGCGACCACCCTCGGCTTCACGGCCACCAAAACCCGTACGCGGTTCCGGGTGCTCAACGCCTCCCCCTCCGACATCATGACCGTCCAGCGGAGCGACGGCGGGACCCTCACCCAGATAGCCACCGACCAGGGCTATCTGACCGAGGCCACCGAGGTGACCTCCATCCGGCTGGTGGCGGGTGCCCGCGCCGAGTTCGTCCTCGATCTCAGCGCCGCGGTGACCCTGCAGACCGTCGTCACCACCGGCTGGGTTCGCGGCGGCAGCGGCACGTACGACTTCCTGACCGTCACGCCGGACGCCTCCGACACCCCGGCCGACCTGCCGAGCTCGCTCAACACGATCACCCGGTACGACACGACGGACTTCGCCGCCCGCACGGTCACGCTGGGGCAGGTGGGCACGGCGATGAACATCAACGGCAAGTCCGGCACCACCATGGCCTCGATGGCGACGATCATGACCACCCTCGACGCCGAGGAGGTCTGGACGATCTCCAACACCACCCAGCTGGAACACTCCTTCCATCTGCATGACGTGCCGTTCCAGCTGATCGCGATCAACGGAGTCGCACCCACCGGCACCGACCTGGGCTGGTTCGACACCTACGAGGTGGTCGGCGGCGGCTCGATCAAGATCGCGATGAAGTTCACCGACTTCACCGACGACACGTACATGTACATGCTCCACTGCCATCTGCTGCAACACGAGGACGAGGGCATGATGGCCGCCCTCATGGTGATGGACAGCTGA
- a CDS encoding cysteine desulfurase family protein, producing MAYLDHAATTPMLPEAVEAMTAQLGVTGNASSLHAAGRRARRTVEEARETLAESLGARPSEVVFTSGGTEADNLAVKGLYWSRRDADPARVRVLASPVEHHAVLDAVHWLGEHEGAVVEYLPVDSYGRVHPDALREAVARDPGSVALATVMWANNEIGTIMPVRELADVAREFDIPLHADAVQAFGQVPLSFADSGLAAMTVSGHKVGGPYGIGALLLGREYSPVPVLHGGGQERHVRSGTLDVPAVASFAVAGRIAAEQQEWFAHEIGALRDSLIEEVRRVVPDAVLGGDPVDRLPANAHFTFPGCEGDSLLLLLDAQGIECSTGSACTAGVAQPSHVLLATGTAPDLARGTLRFSFGHTSTQADVEAVAKAIGPVVERARAAGLS from the coding sequence ATGGCATACCTCGACCACGCCGCGACCACCCCGATGCTTCCGGAGGCGGTCGAGGCAATGACCGCGCAGCTGGGCGTCACCGGCAACGCCTCCTCACTCCACGCGGCCGGCCGCAGGGCCAGGCGTACGGTCGAGGAGGCCCGTGAGACGCTCGCCGAGTCGCTGGGTGCCCGGCCCAGCGAGGTCGTGTTCACCTCGGGCGGCACCGAGGCCGACAACCTCGCCGTCAAGGGGCTGTACTGGTCCCGGCGGGACGCCGATCCGGCCCGCGTCCGCGTTCTCGCCAGCCCCGTCGAGCACCACGCCGTTCTCGACGCCGTGCACTGGCTCGGCGAGCACGAGGGCGCCGTCGTCGAGTACCTCCCGGTCGACTCGTACGGCCGAGTCCATCCCGACGCCCTGCGTGAGGCCGTCGCCCGCGACCCCGGCAGTGTGGCCCTGGCCACCGTGATGTGGGCCAACAACGAGATCGGCACGATCATGCCGGTCCGTGAACTCGCCGACGTGGCACGCGAGTTCGACATTCCCCTGCATGCCGACGCCGTGCAGGCCTTCGGTCAGGTGCCACTCTCCTTCGCCGACTCCGGGCTCGCCGCGATGACCGTCTCCGGCCACAAGGTCGGCGGCCCGTACGGCATCGGCGCGCTGCTGCTGGGCCGCGAGTACAGCCCCGTACCCGTGCTGCACGGCGGCGGGCAGGAACGGCACGTGCGGTCCGGGACCCTCGATGTGCCGGCCGTCGCCTCCTTCGCGGTGGCCGGGCGGATCGCCGCCGAGCAGCAGGAGTGGTTCGCGCACGAGATCGGCGCCCTGCGCGACTCCCTGATCGAGGAGGTGCGCAGGGTGGTGCCGGACGCGGTGCTGGGCGGCGACCCGGTCGACCGGCTGCCCGCCAACGCCCACTTCACCTTCCCCGGCTGCGAGGGCGACTCCCTGCTGCTGCTTCTGGACGCTCAGGGCATCGAGTGCTCGACGGGGTCCGCCTGCACGGCCGGTGTGGCCCAGCCCAGCCATGTTCTCCTGGCCACCGGTACGGCCCCCGACCTGGCCCGCGGCACCCTGCGCTTCTCCTTCGGCCACACCTCCACGCAGGCGGATGTGGAGGCGGTGGCGAAGGCGATCGGCCCCGTGGTGGAACGGGCACGGGCGGCGGGCCTCAGCTAG
- a CDS encoding thioesterase family protein, with protein sequence MPEAASVQAVRASIGDSEFDRDTAVTRRAPGVYDAELSAGWTVINAVNGGYLLAVLGRALADALPHGDPFSVSAHYLTASRPGPAVVRTDVVRTGRSLSTGQASLFQYDDEGQEVERIRVLASYGDLDALPDDVRTTAEPPAMPPMDQCFGPQDAPAPIPGSSTITDRLMLKLDPATLGWALGAPSGKGEMRSWFGLADGRDADPLSLLLAVDALPPTAFEIGMSGWVPTVELTVHVRCRPAPGPLRVSITTRNLAGGFLEEDAEVWDSADRLVAQSRQLASVRLG encoded by the coding sequence ATGCCAGAAGCAGCTTCCGTCCAGGCCGTGCGAGCCAGCATCGGCGACAGCGAGTTCGACCGCGACACCGCCGTCACCCGGCGCGCGCCCGGCGTCTACGACGCCGAACTCTCCGCCGGCTGGACCGTCATCAACGCCGTCAACGGCGGCTATCTGCTGGCGGTACTGGGCCGCGCCCTCGCGGACGCCCTCCCGCACGGCGACCCGTTCAGCGTCTCCGCGCACTACCTCACCGCGTCCCGCCCCGGTCCGGCCGTCGTCCGCACGGACGTGGTCCGCACCGGACGCTCGCTGTCGACCGGTCAGGCCTCCCTCTTCCAGTACGACGACGAGGGCCAGGAGGTCGAGCGGATCCGGGTCCTCGCCTCCTACGGCGACCTGGACGCCCTTCCCGACGACGTCCGGACGACCGCCGAGCCCCCCGCGATGCCGCCCATGGACCAGTGCTTCGGCCCGCAGGACGCACCCGCACCCATCCCCGGCAGTTCCACCATCACCGACCGGCTGATGCTCAAACTCGACCCCGCCACGCTCGGCTGGGCACTCGGCGCACCCTCCGGAAAGGGGGAGATGCGGTCCTGGTTCGGGCTCGCCGACGGCCGCGACGCCGACCCCCTCTCGCTGCTCCTCGCCGTCGACGCGCTGCCGCCGACCGCGTTCGAGATCGGCATGTCCGGCTGGGTCCCGACGGTCGAACTGACCGTGCATGTCCGCTGCCGCCCGGCGCCGGGCCCGCTGCGGGTGTCGATAACGACCCGCAACCTGGCCGGCGGCTTCCTGGAGGAGGACGCCGAGGTCTGGGACAGCGCGGACCGACTCGTCGCCCAGTCACGGCAGTTGGCGAGCGTACGGCTCGGGTGA